Proteins encoded by one window of Lathyrus oleraceus cultivar Zhongwan6 chromosome 1, CAAS_Psat_ZW6_1.0, whole genome shotgun sequence:
- the LOC127086721 gene encoding uncharacterized protein LOC127086721: MGDKPITFIEKYSEVLQGRRIPIKQKDPGAVIISWNIENKNFKKVLINSGASVSLMSMSIYQKLGIGKVSNTGTNLKFADPCIKHAYGIVEDILVTIEEFSFPVDFVIMDMPENKETPIILGRPFLLTSQCNINVEKCILTIKAYDDKITLDVLENRKHEGEKGNHYQVGMIKTCVKISSQRPPQEKVSRKTSQMVSSPLGTMSEKILDPFQNPREKRKSGIEVRL, translated from the coding sequence ATGGGAGATAAGCCAATAACTTTTATTGAGAAGTATAGTGAAGTGTTACAAGGTAGGAGAATCCCCATCAAACAGAAAGATCCTGGAGCTGTCATAATCTCATGGAATATAGAAAACAAAAATTTCAAGAAGGTTTTGATTaattctggagctagtgtgagcctaatgtCGATGTCCATTTATCAAAAACTTGGTATTGGAAAGGTAAGCAATACAGGGACAAATCTAAAATTTGCAGATCCCTGCATAAAGCATGCATATGGGATAGTAGAAGATATACTGGTGACAATAGAGGAATTTagttttcctgttgattttgtgaTCATGGATATGCCTGAGAATAAAGAGACACCTATTATTCTTGGTCGACCATTCTTGCTTACAAGTCAATGCAATATCAACGTGGAAAAATGTATACTAACTATAAAAGCTTATGATGATAAAATAACTTTGGATGTGCTTGAAAACAGGAAGCACGAAGGAGAAAAAGGAAATCACTATCAAGTAGGCATGATAAAAACATGTGTCAAAATCTCAAGTCAAAGACCACCACAAGAAAAAGTCTCAAGGAAGACATCTCAAATGGTGTCATCTCCATTAGGAACCATGAGTGAAAAAATCCTAGATCCATTCCAAAATCcaagagaaaaaagaaaaagtgGCATTGAGGTAAGACTATGA